In a genomic window of Spirosoma agri:
- a CDS encoding CHRD domain-containing protein yields MIKKNALLSFAALLALGMTLTSCKDEENPTTTPTASTTTRLVATLNGASEKPTSTTSAATGNFVGDLNTTTRVLSYTVTYTGPFSSSLTGGHLHRINAANGTGPVDIPFTSLTSPITGTTAALAQTKVDSMLNGFYYANLHTSLYANGEIRGDIKKQ; encoded by the coding sequence ATGATTAAAAAGAACGCTTTACTTTCTTTTGCAGCCTTACTGGCACTGGGAATGACCCTGACGTCCTGCAAGGATGAGGAAAACCCGACGACGACGCCAACCGCATCGACAACAACCCGACTGGTTGCCACCCTGAATGGGGCCAGTGAGAAACCTACGTCAACGACATCGGCAGCTACGGGTAATTTTGTTGGCGACCTGAACACGACGACGCGGGTGCTTAGCTACACGGTTACGTATACGGGTCCGTTTTCATCCTCGCTGACAGGTGGTCATTTACACCGGATTAACGCGGCCAATGGCACCGGACCCGTCGATATTCCATTTACGAGTCTTACATCCCCAATTACGGGTACAACCGCTGCACTGGCCCAAACAAAGGTCGATAGTATGTTAAACGGATTCTATTACGCGAACCTGCATACATCGCTTTATGCTAACGGTGAGATTCGCGGGGATATCAAGAAGCAGTAA
- a CDS encoding GNAT family N-acetyltransferase, with protein sequence MIDIREVVPADNDQIWAIIQPVISAGDTYVFDPKSSKAQMLTYWCGPDKHTYVASIDGNVVGTFILKDNQPGLGAHIANGSYMTLGTASGQGVGRAMGEFSLVEAKRLGYKAMQFNCVVKSNERAVRLWQKLGFTIIGEVPDAFNHKQNGLTNAYIMYRKL encoded by the coding sequence ATGATTGACATCAGAGAAGTAGTACCTGCCGACAATGATCAGATTTGGGCAATTATTCAGCCCGTGATTTCGGCGGGAGATACCTACGTGTTCGATCCGAAATCATCGAAAGCACAAATGCTGACGTATTGGTGTGGGCCCGATAAACACACGTACGTCGCTAGTATAGACGGCAACGTGGTCGGAACGTTTATCCTCAAAGATAACCAGCCCGGACTTGGCGCGCACATTGCCAATGGCTCGTACATGACGCTGGGGACGGCATCAGGACAAGGCGTTGGAAGGGCTATGGGTGAATTTTCGCTGGTCGAAGCGAAACGACTTGGCTACAAAGCCATGCAGTTCAATTGTGTCGTCAAAAGTAACGAGCGGGCCGTGCGCCTGTGGCAAAAGCTGGGATTTACGATAATCGGTGAAGTTCCGGACGCCTTCAATCACAAGCAAAATGGACTAACCAACGCGTATATCATGTATCGGAAGCTGTAA
- a CDS encoding SusC/RagA family TonB-linked outer membrane protein: MTLFYVSPPLTRKWSVLCCFLLATGLLNAEGKTPAASTHYAVSEKPSAEITISGRITDATTNEALAGCNVVLKGTQKGTTSDANGDYRIVVPDGNAVLVFGFIGFVSQEIPVGGKSTINVSLKATANELSQVVVIGYGSASQKDMTGAVKSIKSTDFNRGIINSPEQLLQGKVAGVNVTSASGEPGGTQNITVRGPGGVRTGSTPLFVLDGIALDNSSTGGATNPLNFLNPQDIESIDVLKDASATAIYGSRGANGVVLITTKKGKAGSSTFTISSSLGISTIARALPVFSADEYRTQVPAVGGVLEDFKGSTDWQKEVMRTAYTQNHNISFGGGANKLTYYGSFGLQSQEGILKNSKLDRYTGRLNLSQKFLDDRLSLDVNLNATYTLNKRPPTESLIGGAISTNPTIPAYDTDGTPFKYQAGTNPLITLALQKDITTINRTIANFSPSFKITKDLVYKLNLGVDNSSGVRDLEQLPNTVPLIDGRLESIYTTNRNLLVENYFTYTLAKQDHNLTALLGHSYQKIFVQERRSSINKFPISPIDPIYNPGLGQELTLTNNRPTGFATENELQSFFSRVSYNYKEKYLMTATVRADGSSKFGANNKYGVFPSLSVGWRLSEEAFLKSGPFTDLKLRAGWGQTGNQEIPSKITQALFTSQVSATASYPLAATGSYPAGTSYTRLANPDIQWEVSSQTDLGLDFALFKGALSGSVDYFRKVSSNILLEVIPSDPVQPAGTFWTNVPNMAITNQGVEVDLNYRYASLSGFRFDVGGNITFIQNEVKNSPYTVIPSGNASGSGLTSATINGYVNGQPIGTFFLKEFIGLDDKGISQFRDVDGDGIITDKDRVAVGSALPTKQFNIHSTVAYKGFDLTVNFNGVSGNKIYDNTANANFYKLRLSKGLNTTPEALQYPNESINNSAPVSSRYLKTGSFFRLNNVSLGYNLNPKIIGMSKWITGVRLSATGQNLFVITKYDGYDPEVNTTDRNVNGISSYGIDYLSYPKARTFVLGLNLTF, translated from the coding sequence ATGACGCTTTTTTACGTTTCTCCTCCATTGACGAGAAAATGGAGTGTATTATGTTGCTTCCTCCTGGCAACTGGCCTGTTAAACGCTGAGGGGAAAACCCCTGCTGCAAGTACGCACTATGCTGTGAGTGAGAAGCCATCAGCGGAGATCACGATCAGCGGACGAATCACCGATGCGACGACCAACGAAGCACTCGCCGGGTGTAATGTCGTCCTGAAAGGCACGCAAAAGGGGACAACTTCCGATGCGAACGGCGATTACAGAATTGTCGTGCCCGATGGGAATGCCGTGCTAGTCTTTGGCTTTATCGGCTTTGTCTCCCAAGAGATACCGGTAGGGGGTAAAAGCACGATCAATGTCTCGTTGAAAGCGACCGCCAACGAACTCTCTCAGGTTGTCGTTATCGGTTACGGCAGTGCTTCCCAGAAGGACATGACCGGTGCGGTGAAATCCATCAAGAGCACTGATTTTAACCGGGGTATCATCAATTCGCCCGAACAGCTTTTGCAGGGTAAAGTGGCTGGTGTCAACGTAACGTCCGCCAGTGGCGAACCGGGCGGCACGCAGAATATTACCGTTCGCGGTCCGGGTGGGGTTCGTACCGGCAGTACACCCCTTTTCGTGTTGGATGGTATTGCGCTGGATAATTCCAGTACGGGTGGTGCTACCAATCCCCTGAATTTTTTGAATCCACAGGATATCGAATCGATCGATGTGCTGAAAGATGCGTCGGCGACGGCTATTTATGGTTCGCGCGGTGCTAATGGAGTAGTGTTGATCACGACGAAAAAAGGGAAGGCTGGCTCATCGACGTTTACGATTTCGTCCAGCCTGGGTATTTCAACCATAGCCCGTGCCTTGCCCGTATTTTCTGCCGATGAATACCGGACCCAGGTTCCGGCGGTAGGCGGTGTCCTGGAAGATTTCAAAGGATCGACCGACTGGCAAAAGGAAGTAATGCGGACTGCGTACACCCAGAACCACAACATATCGTTCGGCGGTGGGGCCAATAAACTAACCTACTACGGTTCGTTCGGGCTGCAAAGTCAGGAAGGGATTCTCAAAAACAGTAAACTTGACCGGTACACAGGACGGCTCAATCTATCGCAGAAGTTTCTGGATGATCGGCTTAGTCTCGACGTTAACCTGAACGCTACCTACACGCTGAACAAACGGCCACCGACCGAATCGCTAATCGGCGGAGCGATCTCGACAAACCCAACGATACCCGCTTACGATACGGATGGAACGCCGTTCAAATACCAGGCCGGCACGAACCCACTCATTACGCTGGCGCTGCAAAAGGATATCACGACCATCAACCGGACCATTGCCAACTTTTCGCCTTCGTTCAAGATTACCAAGGATCTGGTATACAAGCTGAACCTCGGCGTCGATAATTCGAGCGGGGTGCGGGATCTGGAGCAGTTGCCCAACACTGTTCCCCTGATCGATGGACGGCTCGAATCGATTTATACCACGAACCGGAACCTGCTGGTCGAGAACTATTTCACCTACACGCTGGCGAAACAGGATCATAACCTGACGGCTTTGCTGGGGCATTCATACCAGAAGATCTTTGTGCAGGAACGTCGGTCCAGCATCAACAAATTTCCGATTTCGCCGATCGATCCGATTTATAACCCCGGCTTAGGGCAGGAACTCACGCTGACAAACAACCGGCCCACCGGATTTGCTACGGAAAATGAGTTGCAGTCGTTTTTCTCCCGGGTTAGCTACAACTACAAAGAAAAATACCTGATGACCGCCACGGTACGCGCCGATGGATCGTCGAAATTTGGGGCTAACAACAAATACGGGGTTTTCCCATCGCTCTCGGTTGGCTGGCGGCTTTCGGAAGAAGCCTTCCTGAAATCGGGACCCTTCACCGACCTGAAACTTCGGGCGGGATGGGGACAAACGGGTAACCAGGAGATCCCGTCTAAAATCACCCAGGCATTGTTCACATCTCAGGTGTCGGCCACCGCGAGTTATCCATTGGCTGCTACAGGATCTTACCCCGCCGGAACGTCGTATACGCGTCTTGCCAATCCGGACATTCAGTGGGAAGTCTCGTCGCAAACCGATCTTGGTTTAGATTTCGCCCTGTTCAAAGGTGCGTTGTCGGGCTCGGTCGATTATTTCCGGAAAGTGTCCAGCAACATCCTGCTTGAGGTTATCCCATCGGACCCCGTTCAACCGGCGGGTACGTTCTGGACCAACGTGCCAAACATGGCCATTACCAACCAGGGTGTTGAAGTGGATCTGAATTACCGGTATGCGAGCTTAAGTGGCTTCCGGTTCGACGTTGGCGGAAACATTACGTTTATCCAGAATGAGGTCAAAAATTCGCCGTATACCGTCATTCCGTCGGGTAATGCGTCGGGTTCGGGCCTGACATCGGCCACCATCAATGGGTATGTCAATGGTCAACCCATCGGAACGTTCTTCCTGAAAGAATTCATCGGACTCGATGACAAGGGAATCAGCCAGTTCCGGGATGTCGACGGCGATGGTATCATCACGGATAAAGACCGGGTTGCAGTGGGAAGCGCGCTCCCGACAAAGCAGTTCAACATCCACAGTACGGTTGCCTACAAAGGATTCGATTTGACGGTTAATTTCAATGGCGTATCGGGCAACAAGATTTATGACAACACGGCCAACGCAAACTTTTATAAACTGCGCTTGTCGAAAGGACTGAATACGACGCCTGAGGCTCTCCAATACCCGAACGAATCCATCAATAACTCGGCCCCGGTGTCGAGCCGTTACCTGAAAACGGGTTCGTTTTTTCGTCTGAATAACGTGTCGCTGGGCTACAACCTCAATCCAAAAATCATTGGCATGAGCAAGTGGATCACTGGCGTTCGACTGTCGGCTACGGGGCAGAACCTGTTTGTGATCACGAAATACGACGGGTATGATCCGGAGGTAAACACCACCGACCGGAACGTCAACGGCATATCGTCGTACGGCATCGATTACCTCAGCTATCCAAAAGCCAGAACGTTTGTTTTGGGCCTGAACCTTACGTTTTAA
- a CDS encoding RagB/SusD family nutrient uptake outer membrane protein — MKKKFISMLALVSMLFIYGCTNLTENVLDEASVAGLSSRQAADGILAPVYARLPDIFLHTNYFNIQEISTDEAILPYRGGTDWGDNGIYLAMHQHTTTSTDPNLNNTWNLILQGVSRSITAINTLPTLNDAVTKTYLAEARGMRAYYSMLTLDLFGVVFVKDDVGATSTILRGDQAVEYIKSELLAVEPNLETTVGPGRLTKGAVWGLLARLYLNAAVYRDRYAAQFTFKSEDMDKVIEYTDKIISSGQYQLSRDFFSIFNSDNHDNKELIFAVDQRADLNGHNRMAYFSISGDQFPIPAYPLANGTDGPGITPDYYQSWAKAYAPKDPSVDPRFYKQNLTIYSNPADSCVAEADFNINRGILRGQQYGLIRRNGVFLKCPDGKYKVGKLFSDTRNRPTLAVNFTEQIDFSVAGSNYNTGYRVEKYEFSKKSVSGRNFGEADIVILRLADVYLMRAEAKLRKSGDAASALADVNTVRAARTATTPPPALSAMTLDLLFRERGFELYWEAQRRTDMIRFGKYEDTWTEKSNSNKMKRLFPIPQTAIDGASNLPGYLIQNESY; from the coding sequence ATGAAAAAGAAATTCATTTCCATGCTGGCGCTGGTTAGCATGCTGTTCATATATGGTTGTACCAATCTGACCGAAAACGTACTCGACGAAGCCTCGGTGGCAGGTCTGTCTAGTCGGCAGGCCGCTGATGGAATCCTGGCTCCCGTCTATGCCCGGCTCCCGGATATTTTCCTGCATACCAACTATTTCAATATCCAGGAGATTTCGACCGACGAAGCCATTCTGCCGTATCGGGGTGGCACCGACTGGGGTGATAATGGGATCTATCTGGCTATGCACCAGCACACGACGACCAGCACCGATCCCAATCTGAACAACACCTGGAACCTGATTCTGCAAGGCGTATCGCGATCCATTACCGCGATCAACACGCTGCCGACGCTGAACGATGCGGTTACCAAAACCTATCTGGCCGAAGCAAGAGGTATGCGCGCTTATTATTCGATGCTGACGCTGGACTTGTTCGGGGTTGTTTTCGTGAAAGACGACGTAGGTGCTACGTCGACCATTCTCCGTGGCGATCAGGCGGTGGAATATATCAAAAGTGAACTGCTGGCGGTAGAGCCGAATCTGGAAACGACCGTTGGCCCTGGCCGATTGACAAAAGGGGCGGTTTGGGGCCTGTTGGCTCGTTTATACCTGAACGCAGCCGTTTATCGTGATCGCTACGCAGCTCAGTTCACGTTCAAGTCGGAAGACATGGACAAGGTGATCGAGTACACGGACAAGATTATTTCGTCGGGTCAGTACCAACTGTCGAGAGACTTTTTCTCAATTTTCAACTCCGATAATCATGATAACAAAGAGTTGATCTTTGCTGTCGATCAGCGGGCCGATCTGAACGGCCATAACCGGATGGCTTATTTCTCAATCTCGGGTGATCAGTTTCCGATACCGGCTTATCCACTTGCCAACGGTACCGACGGGCCGGGAATTACGCCTGATTACTACCAGAGCTGGGCCAAAGCGTATGCGCCGAAAGACCCGTCGGTTGATCCACGTTTTTATAAGCAGAATTTGACGATCTACTCTAACCCAGCCGATTCGTGCGTGGCCGAAGCCGATTTCAACATCAACCGGGGCATCCTGCGCGGTCAGCAGTACGGGTTGATCCGGAGAAATGGCGTGTTTCTGAAATGTCCGGATGGTAAATACAAAGTGGGTAAACTCTTCAGCGATACCCGAAACCGACCTACGCTGGCCGTTAACTTCACGGAGCAAATTGACTTTTCCGTTGCGGGCAGCAATTACAACACGGGCTATCGGGTTGAGAAGTACGAGTTCAGCAAGAAATCAGTCAGTGGCCGGAATTTTGGCGAAGCGGACATCGTTATTCTTCGCCTGGCTGACGTGTATCTGATGCGGGCCGAGGCTAAACTCCGAAAGAGTGGTGATGCCGCCAGTGCCTTGGCCGACGTGAATACGGTGAGAGCCGCCCGAACAGCTACAACACCGCCACCTGCCTTGTCGGCTATGACGCTGGATCTCCTGTTCCGGGAGCGTGGCTTCGAGTTATACTGGGAAGCCCAGCGCCGTACCGATATGATCCGGTTTGGCAAGTATGAAGATACGTGGACCGAGAAAAGCAATTCGAACAAGATGAAGCGGCTTTTTCCAATTCCACAAACGGCTATCGACGGCGCGTCGAACCTGCCCGGTTATTTGATCCAAAACGAGAGTTATTAA
- the kduI gene encoding 5-dehydro-4-deoxy-D-glucuronate isomerase encodes MQVRYAVGPNETRTFDTSMLRENFLVETLFTPDTVQLCYSHFDRVIIGGAMPVNASVALTTYDELKSDYFLQRRELGVINVGGAGTITVDDQTYELGKLDCLYIGRGSQVVTFASQQGDNPALFYLLSAPAHRSYPTKKAAQSDVFSAPMGSAEGANERVIYRYIHRDGLPSCQLVMGLTILKPGSVWNTMPAHVHDRRMEAYFYFDLDPAHRIVHLMGQPTETRHLLVANHQAVVSPPWSIHSGCGTTNYSFIWGMAGENMDYADMDMTAIADLR; translated from the coding sequence ATGCAGGTACGCTATGCTGTTGGCCCGAACGAAACCCGTACGTTTGATACGAGTATGCTTCGGGAAAATTTCCTTGTCGAAACGCTTTTCACGCCCGACACGGTGCAACTTTGTTACAGTCATTTTGATCGGGTCATTATCGGGGGAGCTATGCCGGTTAACGCTTCGGTTGCACTGACGACTTATGATGAGTTAAAGAGTGATTATTTTCTGCAACGTCGGGAACTAGGCGTAATCAATGTGGGTGGAGCCGGAACAATTACTGTCGATGACCAGACTTACGAATTAGGTAAGCTAGATTGTCTGTACATCGGTCGGGGAAGTCAGGTAGTAACGTTTGCCAGCCAGCAGGGCGATAATCCGGCCCTTTTTTATCTGTTGTCAGCTCCGGCTCATAGGAGCTATCCAACCAAGAAAGCCGCGCAGAGTGACGTCTTCTCGGCCCCGATGGGGTCAGCGGAAGGTGCCAACGAACGGGTAATTTACCGGTATATTCATCGCGACGGGCTGCCAAGCTGCCAGCTGGTGATGGGCCTGACGATTTTGAAACCCGGTAGCGTCTGGAACACGATGCCTGCCCACGTTCACGACCGCCGAATGGAAGCCTATTTTTACTTCGACCTCGACCCGGCACACCGCATTGTTCACCTCATGGGACAGCCAACCGAAACCCGGCACCTCCTGGTGGCAAACCATCAGGCAGTGGTATCGCCCCCGTGGTCTATTCATTCGGGCTGCGGAACGACGAATTACTCGTTCATCTGGGGCATGGCGGGTGAAAATATGGACTACGCCGATATGGATATGACGGCCATTGCTGACTTACGATAA
- a CDS encoding glycoside hydrolase family 88 protein gives MRQYLLAFFICLTCSAFAQTPIDVDKEFAFAAQQYERMLKTHPDTTKFPQSTNPDGSIRDMKSDWWCSGFFGGSLWYIFERTKAPSWKEAANKWSMAVAKEQYNTGTHDLGFMLYCPFGNGYRLTKNNAYKPIMITGAKSLATRFDPKVGLIKSWNKFQSYTYPVIIDNMMNLEFLFWAAKESGNKQLRDIAITHADNTLKNHFRPDYSSFHVICYNPDGTVAAKKTAQGAADGSAWARGQAWGLYGYTVMYRETKDKKYLDQARHIADFYLNHPNLPADKIPYWDFNAPNIPNEERDASAGAIAASALLELATYGGPSAKTYYQSAVNMLQSLASPAYKANLGENNNFILKHSVGNKPGKSEIDTPLIYADYYFLEALLRYDALRKKPAFKS, from the coding sequence ATGAGACAATACCTGCTTGCTTTTTTTATCTGTCTTACATGTTCTGCCTTTGCCCAGACACCAATCGATGTTGACAAGGAGTTCGCTTTTGCGGCCCAGCAGTACGAGCGGATGCTAAAAACGCATCCGGATACGACGAAGTTTCCGCAATCCACCAACCCCGACGGCAGTATCCGTGATATGAAATCGGACTGGTGGTGCAGTGGCTTTTTTGGCGGATCGCTCTGGTATATTTTCGAACGGACCAAAGCGCCAAGTTGGAAAGAAGCTGCTAACAAGTGGTCGATGGCGGTCGCTAAAGAACAATACAATACCGGCACGCACGACCTGGGCTTTATGCTCTATTGCCCGTTTGGCAATGGCTATCGGCTGACGAAAAATAATGCCTACAAACCTATTATGATCACCGGGGCCAAATCACTGGCGACACGTTTTGATCCGAAAGTGGGCCTGATAAAATCCTGGAACAAATTTCAGAGCTATACCTATCCGGTGATCATCGATAACATGATGAATCTGGAGTTTTTGTTCTGGGCCGCAAAGGAGTCGGGGAACAAGCAGTTGCGCGACATCGCGATAACGCACGCTGACAATACGCTGAAAAACCACTTCCGGCCCGATTACAGCAGCTTTCACGTTATTTGCTACAATCCCGACGGAACCGTGGCCGCGAAAAAAACGGCGCAGGGGGCTGCCGATGGTTCGGCGTGGGCGCGTGGACAGGCATGGGGACTTTATGGCTATACGGTCATGTACCGCGAAACGAAAGATAAAAAATACCTGGATCAGGCCCGCCACATCGCTGATTTTTACCTGAACCATCCCAATTTACCGGCTGACAAAATTCCGTACTGGGACTTCAACGCGCCCAACATTCCGAATGAGGAGCGTGACGCATCGGCAGGGGCAATTGCTGCCTCGGCACTTCTCGAACTGGCAACCTATGGTGGTCCATCAGCCAAAACTTACTATCAGTCGGCCGTGAACATGCTGCAAAGTCTGGCCAGTCCGGCATACAAGGCCAATCTGGGGGAGAATAACAACTTTATTTTGAAGCACAGTGTGGGTAACAAACCAGGAAAAAGCGAGATCGATACACCGTTGATTTACGCCGATTACTATTTTCTGGAAGCCCTTCTGCGCTACGATGCCTTGCGGAAAAAGCCAGCATTCAAGTCGTAG
- a CDS encoding OsmC family protein: MLDSQPVDAVQEFNTMQVELVRVDDAFHFEAVGKSGVTQHIDAATDIGGHNAGARPMEMLLMGLAGCTAIDVILILQKQKQVIDDFRLKIDGMREKDATPAPFKKIHITYLLTGQLNADKVKRAIDLSMDKYCSATAQFSSSAEITYSFELA, translated from the coding sequence ATGCTTGATTCACAACCAGTTGACGCCGTTCAGGAATTTAATACCATGCAAGTTGAACTCGTTCGGGTCGATGATGCCTTCCATTTTGAGGCCGTTGGAAAGTCAGGAGTGACCCAGCACATCGACGCAGCAACGGACATTGGTGGACATAACGCGGGCGCAAGACCCATGGAAATGCTGCTGATGGGGTTAGCTGGCTGCACGGCCATTGATGTAATTCTGATCCTTCAAAAACAGAAACAGGTCATTGACGACTTTAGGCTGAAAATCGACGGTATGCGTGAGAAAGATGCGACACCAGCACCTTTCAAAAAAATTCATATTACCTATTTATTGACAGGTCAACTGAATGCGGACAAAGTCAAACGGGCCATCGATCTGTCGATGGATAAATACTGCTCGGCAACAGCCCAGTTCAGTTCTTCGGCGGAGATTACTTACTCCTTTGAACTGGCGTAG
- the hemW gene encoding radical SAM family heme chaperone HemW, producing MHLYLHIPFCKQACHYCDFHFSTNLSQKSILVDAICAEITLQKDFLPDKMLETIYFGGGTPSLLTESELAQIVETVHTQFTVAPTAEITLEANPDDLNAEKLNLLRRYVNRLSIGIQTFDETTLRWMNRAHTAVEAESCVRLAREAGFDNMSVDLIYGIPDQAVSAGSMTLWQTDLQKMLALDVPHLSAYALTIEPDTAFGRWKQKGKLPMVDEDLAADQFEQLIKALTGAGYEHYEISNFAKPGQYARHNTAYWQRKPYLGIGPSAHSYTGFSRQYNIANNTRYVSAIQQGRVPATIERLTVADQVNEYLLTGLRTKWGCSLSELTALLGTDFTQTQARDLDDMYTSGWLTRDADTLRLTDAGKLFADRVASSLFVD from the coding sequence ATGCATCTCTATCTTCATATTCCCTTCTGTAAGCAAGCCTGCCACTACTGCGACTTTCATTTTAGCACTAATTTAAGCCAGAAGTCTATTCTGGTTGATGCCATCTGCGCCGAAATCACTCTCCAGAAGGATTTTCTTCCCGATAAGATGCTGGAGACAATTTACTTTGGTGGGGGCACACCTTCGTTGCTCACCGAATCAGAACTGGCGCAGATCGTTGAGACAGTTCATACTCAGTTTACCGTTGCGCCAACGGCTGAAATTACGCTCGAAGCCAATCCCGACGATTTGAACGCGGAGAAACTTAATCTGCTACGCCGATACGTCAATCGTTTGAGCATTGGTATTCAGACGTTTGATGAGACAACACTCCGTTGGATGAATCGGGCGCACACCGCTGTTGAAGCCGAATCCTGCGTTCGGCTGGCGCGTGAGGCTGGGTTTGACAACATGAGCGTCGATCTGATTTACGGGATACCCGATCAGGCTGTTTCCGCTGGAAGTATGACGCTTTGGCAAACTGATCTGCAGAAGATGCTTGCCCTCGATGTGCCTCATCTGTCAGCTTACGCACTGACCATTGAACCCGATACAGCATTCGGTCGCTGGAAGCAGAAAGGGAAATTGCCAATGGTTGACGAAGATCTGGCGGCAGATCAGTTTGAGCAGCTGATAAAGGCACTCACAGGCGCGGGCTACGAACACTACGAAATCTCGAACTTTGCGAAGCCCGGTCAGTACGCCCGGCACAATACGGCTTATTGGCAACGGAAACCCTATTTAGGCATTGGTCCGAGTGCGCATTCCTATACGGGTTTCAGCCGGCAGTATAACATCGCCAATAATACGCGGTACGTATCTGCAATTCAACAGGGTAGGGTGCCTGCTACGATTGAACGGCTGACCGTAGCCGATCAGGTCAATGAGTATTTGCTAACGGGTCTCCGAACAAAATGGGGATGCTCACTCAGCGAATTGACTGCATTACTGGGTACTGATTTTACACAGACGCAAGCCCGCGATCTTGACGACATGTACACGTCTGGCTGGCTTACTCGCGATGCAGATACGCTACGCTTAACCGACGCGGGGAAACTCTTCGCGGATCGAGTTGCTTCGTCTTTGTTTGTTGACTAA
- a CDS encoding DUF2279 domain-containing protein, translated as MSDWIRGAVLVGLVTIILGQAVQAQPMPPGSTSPSPSDQQGIREGRFIGVLIGTAAFYTVTLLMLRKQWYKKKVPFHSFNDNREWLQMDKVGHAATAYSMSRGGYELMRWSGVDERASILTGGLVALLFQTTLEVFDGHAEGWGFSKGDMIANVAGTALFVGQQYGSGQQVVSLKYGFRKTIFPPYRPNVLGRTTGVQMLKDYNGQQYWLSVNLASVLPVGPSFPRWLNLDVGYSGSGMIGGHENPPMFDKEGKAIKFERYRQFFISPDADLSRISTFSPSLQRFIGTAQFFKIPAPSLEFNRMKSLRFHPLLLPKE; from the coding sequence ATGAGCGATTGGATTCGGGGAGCGGTTTTGGTTGGTTTGGTTACGATTATCCTCGGACAGGCCGTGCAGGCTCAGCCTATGCCGCCGGGATCGACTAGTCCTTCTCCATCCGATCAGCAGGGTATTCGCGAAGGCCGATTCATTGGCGTTCTGATCGGAACCGCTGCTTTTTACACCGTTACGCTGTTGATGCTTCGCAAGCAGTGGTACAAGAAAAAAGTGCCATTTCACTCTTTCAACGATAACCGCGAGTGGCTACAGATGGACAAAGTAGGCCATGCGGCTACCGCTTATTCGATGAGTCGGGGTGGTTACGAACTAATGCGCTGGAGTGGTGTCGATGAGCGAGCCAGTATCTTGACGGGCGGTTTGGTGGCCTTGCTGTTTCAGACAACGCTTGAAGTATTCGACGGCCACGCTGAAGGCTGGGGCTTCTCCAAAGGCGATATGATTGCCAACGTGGCCGGAACGGCACTGTTCGTTGGACAACAATACGGATCGGGCCAGCAAGTAGTTAGTCTAAAGTACGGGTTCCGCAAAACAATTTTCCCGCCTTATCGCCCGAATGTGCTTGGCCGCACGACCGGGGTGCAGATGCTAAAAGACTATAATGGTCAGCAATATTGGTTGTCGGTAAATCTGGCATCTGTGCTCCCGGTGGGTCCGTCGTTTCCGCGCTGGCTGAATCTGGACGTTGGCTACAGCGGGAGTGGCATGATTGGCGGTCATGAGAATCCACCCATGTTCGACAAAGAGGGGAAAGCGATTAAGTTCGAGCGATACCGACAGTTTTTCATCTCGCCCGACGCGGACCTATCGCGGATCAGCACGTTTAGTCCGTCCTTACAGCGATTCATTGGAACCGCTCAGTTTTTCAAAATACCCGCCCCCTCTCTGGAGTTTAACCGAATGAAGAGCCTTCGGTTTCACCCACTTCTCCTGCCGAAAGAATGA